The proteins below come from a single Cottoperca gobio chromosome 11, fCotGob3.1, whole genome shotgun sequence genomic window:
- the susd5 gene encoding LOW QUALITY PROTEIN: sushi domain-containing protein 5 (The sequence of the model RefSeq protein was modified relative to this genomic sequence to represent the inferred CDS: inserted 2 bases in 1 codon), giving the protein MLDRCNQTVLSLLFGCLACLVVTSVVNADGRVFVLDLRNSSGLQGFRDAEGACASQHARLASAEELHHAVVECFFSPCTRGWLYGGTVGTTVCNVVGSALKAVDVRTENATEDAAHMDAFCIKDKGVPCGDPPSFPNARLQEHSGYEMGDELLYTCMPGYVMPSGHSAFSLLCDSCGEWYGLVEICVKDETESPVDYEDKFPDSYGEAEHHNERPEEAHGEVYEEVHGAAYPEGERRQVQQETSFSVDIKEEHQDQHGGHAVEGEVISKTFEGVVEGGEKEEESAVEDFTVHPGLEQEKSEVVRTDAAAATEGPVSLLSQKHLFWFPSEAFQDEGHPVSTNPVAQITQRASGAQSEESKEHDSQETHHHQRPLDVDDRNHEQDSYDDRDTGDHDDGNHDDLDAHDDNEQDSRESHQDEDDQDDHVKHYIPAQHDDLDRRDRPENHDNRDDHYDMGEHEEDRDHVRYGSQEYDDTYNEHESYEEHDDVTXEDERENPDGSKEHPDRDDREEHYDLEEDNNRYHDDHKDDDHKDDDHKEEDHKDDDHEHDGHDHDGHDHEDHEHDDHEHNGHEHKDHEHDGHEHEDHEHDDHEHDDHDSYDDHDSHRDDNDDHQRIIFSIAMDKHQNVTAEEEAATDDTWLDGYPVVPEETEKGDSTTERSRQEDTAKDTVVRTTDRPNEVEVRRPVPYTSLPEVPESPTTDPALAQGGMEEMWPGFIPTAAPSQPSDSPSYSDTLDYDTQQGAPTHSWQDDLSEQPFLDHGPVPPMHDGDNGLTEEHTVHNLPGETGERGEVEGEMGEAICTGENCPPRPPSSSSRGPTVAAIIVAVCVVAAAVIVGVWYYRRQQQKSSVYEMNGKGQSQSRQAQQIEMQQKV; this is encoded by the exons ATGCTGGATCGTTGTAACCAAACTGTTCTATCATTGCTCTTTGGATGCCTGGCTTGTCTTGTGGTGACCTCAGTTGTGAATGCAGACG gTCGAGTGTTCGTGTTGGACTTGAGGAACTCCTCCGGCCTGCAGGGCTTCAGAGATGCCGAGGGGGCTTGTGCCTCACAACATGCCCGCTTGGCCTCAGCAGAGGAGCTCCATCATGCCGTGGTGGAGTGCTTCTTCTCCCCGTGCACTCGCGGGTGGCTCTATGGAGGCACAGTGGG GACGACGGTGTGTAATGTTGTGGGCAGTGCACTGAAAGCAGTGGATGTGAGAACAGAAAACGCCACAGAGGACGCTGCACACATGGACGCCTTCTGTATCAAAGACAAAG GTGTGCCATGCGGTGACCCTCCTTCCTTTCCGAACGCCCGTCTTCAGGAGCACTCTGGGTATGAGATGGGAGATGAGTTGCTGTACACGTGCATGCCAGGTTATGTAATGCCCAGTGGACACAGTGCCTTCAGCCTGCTGTGCGACAGCTGTGGAGAGTGGTATGGACTAGTGGAGATATGTGTCAAAG atgaGACTGAAAGTCCCGTGGACTACGAGGACAAGTTTCCAGATTCCTATGGAGAGGCAGAGCACCACAACGAGAGACCCGAGGAGGCTCACGGTGAGGTGTACGAGGAGGTGCATGGAGCTGCTTACCCTGAGGGAGAAAGGCGTCAGGTGCAGCAAGAGACGAGCTTCAGTGTCGACATAAAGGAGGAGCATCAAGACCAACATGGAGGGCATGCAGTGGAAGGAGAGGTgatcagtaaaacatttgaaggAGTTGTAGAAGGAGGCGAAAAAGAGGAGGAGTCGGCTGTTGAGGACTTCACAGTCCATCCGGGGTTGGAGCAGGAGAAGAGCGAGGTGGTCAGGACTGATGCAGCTGCAGCCACAGAaggacctgtctctcttctctcccaaAAACACCTCTTTTGGTTCCCCTCTGAAGCCTTCCAGGACGAGGGACATCCCGTCTCCACCAATCCAGTCGCACAGATTACACAGAGAGCCTCAGGCGCCCAATCAGAGGAGAGTAAAGAGCATGACAGCCAAGAAACGCATCACCACCAGCGTCCACTTGATGTTGATGACCGTAATCACGAGCAAGACAGCTACGATGATCGTGACACAGGTGATCACGATGACGGCAACCACGACGACCTGGATGCCCATGACGACAATGAGCAAGATAGCCGTGAGAGTCACCAGGACGAAGATGACCAAGATGATCATGTGAAGCATTACATTCCAGCACAGCATGATGATCTGGACAGACGGGACCGCCCCGAAAATCACGACAATCGCGATGACCATTATGACATGGGTGAACACGAAGAGGACCGAGATCACGTTCGCTATGGCAGCCAGGAGTATGACGATACTTACAATGAACATGAAAGCTATGAAGAACACGATGATGTGAC GGAAGATGAGCGAGAGAATCCTGATGGCTCTAAAGAACATCCTGACCGTGATGACCGTGAGGAGCATTATGACCTGGAGGAGGATAACAACCGTTACCACGATGATCACAAAGATGATGATCATAAAGACGATGATcataaagaagaagatcataaagaCGATGATCATGAACACGATGGTCATGATCACGATGGTCATGACCACGAAGATCATGAACACGATGATCATGAACACAATGGTCATGAACACAAAGATCATGAACATGATGGTCATGAACACGAAGATCATGAACACGATGATCATGAACACGATGACCATGACAGCTATGATGATCATGATAGCCACAGGGATGACAATGACGATCATCAGCGTATAATCTTTTCTATAGCAATGGACAAACATCAGaacgtcacagcagaagaagaggccGCCACAGATGACACGTGGCTGGATGGCTACCCTGTTGTTccagaagaaacagaaaaaggtgACTCCACAACAGAAAGGTCGAGACAGGAGGATACAGCAAAGGACACAGTGGTCAGGACAACAGACAGACCCAATGAGGTGGAAGTTCGTAGACCCGTCCCTTACACCAGCTTACCAGAGGTGCCTGAGTCTCCTACCACAGATCCGGCCTTAGCTCAAGGAGGAATGGAGGAGATGTGGCCGGGCTTTATCCCCACTGCTGCTCCGTCACAGCCCTCAGACTCGCCTTCATACTCCGACACCCTGGACTACGACACACAACAGGGAGCTCCCACTCACTCCTGGCAGGATGACCTCTCTGAGCAACCCTTCCTAGATCACGGCCCAGTTCCACCGATGCACGACGGCGACAACGGATTGACGGAAGAGCACACCGTACACAACCTGCCTGGTGAAACCGGCGAGAGGGGTGAGGTagagggagagatgggggaGGCGATCTGCACAGGCGAGAACTGCCCTCCCCGTCCTCCGAGCTCCTCCAGCCGAGGTCCCACGGTGGCAGCCATAATCgtggcagtgtgtgtggtcGCCGCGGCGGTCATCGTCGGGGTGTGGTATTACCGACGGCAACAGCAGAAGAGCTCAGTGTACGAGATGAACGGGAAGGGCCAAAGTCAGAGCAGACAGGCCCAACAGATAGAGATGCAGCAAAAAGTGTAA
- the crtap gene encoding cartilage-associated protein produces the protein MAPSTSSQLFSALVIAFFTSVVNSQYEQYSFRSFPRHELMPLESAYKYALDQYTGEKWKETVEYIEVSLRLYRLLRDSEAFCNLNCSSIRLDDEQKFAEFPELRAFGNVMKRAQCLKRCKHGLPAFRQTMPSRDTIDEFERREPYKYLQYAYFKSDNLPKAVSAAHTFLLKHPDDEMMQRNMAYYKSLPGADEHLKDLESKSYETLFVRSVRAYNGENFRTSVSDMELAMRDFFKVYDECVAASEGPRDVKDFKDFFPSIADHYIEVLDRKVRCESDLTPVVGGFVVDNFVATMYHYLQFAYYKLNDLKNAVPCAASYVLFDPKDEVMKNNVAYYQYHKSQWSLTEEDFIPRSEALRYHNQTTMQLEMLEFSRQRLMSDDEGEVLEFIDEFLDGDELPKLETPPKD, from the exons ATGGCACCCTCCACTTCTTCCCAACTATTCTCGGCGCTTGTAATCGCATTTTTCACCTCTGTGGTGAACTCTCAGTACGAACAATACAGCTTCAGGAGTTTCCCCAGGCACGAGCTGATGCCCCTGGAGTCGGCTTACAAATACGCGCTGGACCAGTACACCGGAGAGAAGTGGAAGGAGACGGTGGAGTACATAGAGGTGTCTCTGCGGCTGTACCGGCTGCTGCGAGACAGCGAGGCCTTCTGCAACCTCAACTGCAGCTCCATCAGGCTGGACGACGAGCAGAAGTTTGCGGAGTTCCCAGAGTTGCGGGCGTTTGGTAACGTTATGAAGAGGGCGCAGTGCCTGAAGCGCTGCAAACATGGGTTACCCGCATTCAGGCAGACCATGCCCAGCCGGGACACCATAGACGAATTTGAAAGGAGAGAGCCGTACAAATACCTGCAGTACGCCTACTTTAAA TCTGACAACCTGCCCAAGGCGGTGTCCGCTGCCCACACCTTCCTGCTGAAACACCCAGATGATGAGATGATGCAGAGGAACATGGCCTACTATAAGAGTCTGCCGGGAGCCGACGAGCACCTCAAAGACCTGGAGTCGAAATCCTATGAG ACACTGTTTGTGCGTTCAGTCCGGGCGTATAATGGAGAAAACTTCCGTACTTCGGTGTCAGACATGGAGCTGGCTATGCGGGACTTCTTCAAGGTCTACGACGAGTGTGTGGCTGCATCCGAGGGCCCCAGAGACGTCAAAGACTTCAAAGACTTCTTCCCCTCCATAGCTG ATCACTACATAGAGGTGCTTGACAGGAAAGTGAGGTGTGAAAGTGACCTGACTCCTGTCGTTGGGGGTTTCGTTGTCGATAATTTTGTGGCCACCATGTACCACTACTTACAATTCGCCTATTACAAAT tgaaTGACCTGAAGAATGCGGTACCATGTGCAGCCAGCTACGTGCTCTTTGACCCCAAAGATGAAGTTATGAAGAATAACGTGGCATATTACCAGTACCACAAAAGCCAGTGGTCTCTAACAGAAGAGGACTTCATCCCCAGATCA gAGGCACTGCGGTACCACAATCAGACCACCATGCAGCTAGAGATGTTGGAGTTCTCCAGACAGCGCCTGATGAGCGACGATGAG ggggAGGTGCTGGAGTTTATAGATGAGTTCCTGGACGGTGATGAATTACCCAAATTGGAAACTCCGCCAAAAgactga